The following proteins are co-located in the Gorilla gorilla gorilla isolate KB3781 chromosome 18, NHGRI_mGorGor1-v2.1_pri, whole genome shotgun sequence genome:
- the QPRT gene encoding nicotinate-nucleotide pyrophosphorylase [carboxylating] isoform X2 — protein MLLLFLLDMPCLALLLPPPVTLAALVDSWLREDCPGLNYAALVSGAGPSQAALWAKSPGVLAGQPFFDAIFTQLNCQVSWFLPEGSKLVPVARVAEVRGPAHRLLLGERVALNMLARCSGIASAAAAAVEAARGAGWTGHVAGTRKTTPGFRLVEKYGLLVGGAASHRYDLGGLVMVKDNHVVAAGGVEKQAVRAARQAADFTLKVEVECSSLQEAVQAAEAGADLVLLDNFKPEELHPTATVLKAQFPSVAVEASGGITLDNLPQFCGPHIDVISMGMLTQAAPALDFSLKLFAKEAAPVPKIH, from the exons GTCTGgcgctgctgctgccgccgcccgTCACCCTGGCAGCCCTGGTGGACAGCTGGCTCCGAGAGGACTGCCCAGGGCTCAACTACGCAGCCTTGGTCAGCGGGGCAGGCCCCTCGCAGGCGGCGCTGTGGGCCAAATCCCCTGGGGTACTGGCAGGGCAGCCTTTCTTTGATGCCATATTTACCCAACTCAACTGCCAAGTCTCCTGGTTCCTCCCCGAGGGATCGAAGCTGGTGCCGGTGGCCAGAGTGGCCGAGGTCCGGGGCCCTGCCCACCGCCTGCTGCTGGGGGAACGGGTGGCCCTCAACATGCTGGCTCGCTGCAGTGGCATTGCCAGTGCTGCCGCCGCTGCAGTGGAGGCCGCCAGGGGGGCCGGCTGGACTGGGCACGTGGCAGGCACGAGGAAGACCACGCCAGGCTTCCGGCTGGTGGAGAAGTATGGGCTCCTGGTGGGCGGGGCCGCCTCGCACCGCTATGACCTCGGAGGGCTGGTGATGGTGAAGGATAACCATGTGGTGGCCGCCGGTGGCGTGGAGAAG CAGGCGGTGCGGGCGGCCCGACAGGCGGCTGACTTCACTCTGAAGGTGGAAGTGGAATGCAGCAGCCTGCAGGAGGCCGTGCAGGCAGCTGAGGCGGGTGCCGACCTTGTCCTGCTGGACAACTTCAAGCCAGAG GAGCTGCACCCCACGGCCACCGTGCTGAAGGCCCAGTTCCCGAGTGTGGCTGTGGAAGCCAGTGGGGGCATCACCCTGGACAACCTCCCCCAGTTCTGCGGGCCGCACATAGACGTCATCTCCATGGGGATGCTGACCCAGGCGGCCCCAGCCCTTGATTTCTCCCTCAAGCTGTTTGCCAAAGAGGCGGCTCCAGTGCCCAAAATCCACTAG
- the QPRT gene encoding nicotinate-nucleotide pyrophosphorylase [carboxylating] isoform X3 produces MDAEGLALLLPPPVTLAALVDSWLREDCPGLNYAALVSGAGPSQAALWAKSPGVLAGQPFFDAIFTQLNCQVSWFLPEGSKLVPVARVAEVRGPAHRLLLGERVALNMLARCSGIASAAAAAVEAARGAGWTGHVAGTRKTTPGFRLVEKYGLLVGGAASHRYDLGGLVMVKDNHVVAAGGVEKQAVRAARQAADFTLKVEVECSSLQEAVQAAEAGADLVLLDNFKPEELHPTATVLKAQFPSVAVEASGGITLDNLPQFCGPHIDVISMGMLTQAAPALDFSLKLFAKEAAPVPKIH; encoded by the exons GTCTGgcgctgctgctgccgccgcccgTCACCCTGGCAGCCCTGGTGGACAGCTGGCTCCGAGAGGACTGCCCAGGGCTCAACTACGCAGCCTTGGTCAGCGGGGCAGGCCCCTCGCAGGCGGCGCTGTGGGCCAAATCCCCTGGGGTACTGGCAGGGCAGCCTTTCTTTGATGCCATATTTACCCAACTCAACTGCCAAGTCTCCTGGTTCCTCCCCGAGGGATCGAAGCTGGTGCCGGTGGCCAGAGTGGCCGAGGTCCGGGGCCCTGCCCACCGCCTGCTGCTGGGGGAACGGGTGGCCCTCAACATGCTGGCTCGCTGCAGTGGCATTGCCAGTGCTGCCGCCGCTGCAGTGGAGGCCGCCAGGGGGGCCGGCTGGACTGGGCACGTGGCAGGCACGAGGAAGACCACGCCAGGCTTCCGGCTGGTGGAGAAGTATGGGCTCCTGGTGGGCGGGGCCGCCTCGCACCGCTATGACCTCGGAGGGCTGGTGATGGTGAAGGATAACCATGTGGTGGCCGCCGGTGGCGTGGAGAAG CAGGCGGTGCGGGCGGCCCGACAGGCGGCTGACTTCACTCTGAAGGTGGAAGTGGAATGCAGCAGCCTGCAGGAGGCCGTGCAGGCAGCTGAGGCGGGTGCCGACCTTGTCCTGCTGGACAACTTCAAGCCAGAG GAGCTGCACCCCACGGCCACCGTGCTGAAGGCCCAGTTCCCGAGTGTGGCTGTGGAAGCCAGTGGGGGCATCACCCTGGACAACCTCCCCCAGTTCTGCGGGCCGCACATAGACGTCATCTCCATGGGGATGCTGACCCAGGCGGCCCCAGCCCTTGATTTCTCCCTCAAGCTGTTTGCCAAAGAGGCGGCTCCAGTGCCCAAAATCCACTAG